In a single window of the Sylvia atricapilla isolate bSylAtr1 chromosome 18, bSylAtr1.pri, whole genome shotgun sequence genome:
- the C18H17orf67 gene encoding uncharacterized protein C17orf67 homolog, giving the protein MKKLLLFVSFLVLLITVTDTSPILSEKDAKQMLRTRREDRPRKAGFPDEPMREYMLYLQRLEQRSEEQFLEHWLNPHCLPHCNRDLVHPI; this is encoded by the exons ATGAagaagctgcttttgtttgtctCCTTTTTGGTCCTGCTGATCACTGTTACAG ACACTTCACCAATTTTGTCTGAAAAAGATGCCAAACAGATGCTGAGGACTCGTCGTGAAGACAGACCAAGAAAAGCTGGTTTCCCTGATGAACCAATGAGG gaGTATATGCTTTACCTCCAGCGCTTGGAGCAGAGATCAGAAGAACAATTCCTTGAACACTGGTTGAATCCTCATTGCCTCCCACACTGCAACAGGGATCTGGTGCATCCAATCTAA
- the DGKE gene encoding diacylglycerol kinase epsilon, with translation MEGSGDASRAVADWRLAAWTLCSVLLPVLITAWCSFQRSRRQLLIRDIFRKSKHDWQYTDLFGQPSYCCVCAQHILRGAFCSCCGLRVSERCLKKADQRFLCKEIMMRGAAGAPGSMPHHWIRGNVPLCSCCMVCKQQCGTQPKLCDYRCVWCQYTVHDECMVDSLRTEDCTFGEFKDLIIPPYYLSTINQMRKEKRTSYEKVVPYCRNHWMPVMVLANTRSGNNMGEILLGEFKMLLNPVQVFDLSKIAPAKALQLCTWLPCNAVRVLVCGGDGTVGWVLDAIDEMKIKGQERYIPQVAILPLGTGNDLSNTLGWGAGYAGEVPVEQILRNVMEADGIKLDRWKVQVTNKGYYNLRKPKVFTMNNYFSIGPDALMALNFHAHREKTPSLFSSRIINKAVYFFYGTKDCLVQECKDLNKKVELELDGERIELPNLEGIIVLNIGYWGGGCRLWEGMGDEPYPLARHDDGLLEVVGVHGSFHCAQIQVKLANPVRLGQAHTVRLILKSSKMPMQVDGEPWAQGPCTVTITHKTRALMLYHSGEQTDDDDASSLSE, from the exons ATGGAGGGCTCGGGAGATGCCTCCCGGGCCGTGGCCGACTGGCGCCTGGCCGCGTGGACCCTGTGCTCCGTGCTCCTGCCCGTGCTCATCACGGCGTGGTGCAGCTTCCAGCGGTCCCGGCGGCAGCTGCTGATCCGGGACATCTTCCGCAAGAGCAAACACGACTGGCAGTACACGGACCTCTTCGGGCAGCCCTCGTACTGCTGCGTGTGCGCCCAGCACATCCTCCGCGGcgccttctgcagctgctgcggGCTGCGCGTCAGCGAGCGCTGCCTCAAGAAGGCGGATCAGCGCTTCCTCTGCAAGGAGATCATGATGAGGGGCGCCGCGGGAGCCCCCGGCTCCATGCCGCACCACTGGATCAGGGGCAATgtccctctctgcagctgctgcatggTCTGCAAACAACAGTGCGGCACGCAGCCCAAGCTCTGCGACTACAG ATGTGTGTGGTGTCAGTACACTGTGCATGATGAATGCATGGTGGACTCTTTGAGGACTGAGGATTGTACATTTGGAGAATTTAAAGACTTAATTATTCCACCCTACTATTTGTCTACAATCAACCAGATGCGTAAAGAGAAAAGAACTAGTTATGAAAAG GTGGTCCCTTACTGCAGGAACCACTGGATGCCAGTAATGGTGCTGGCCAACACTCGCAGTGGAAACAACATGGGTGAAATTTTATTAGGagaatttaaaatgctgctgaacCCCGTTCAG gtTTTTGATCTCAGCAAAATTGCACCTGCTAAagctctccagctctgcactTGGCTGCCTTGCAATGCTGTCAGGGTTCTGGTCTGTGGTGGGGATGGCACAGTGGGCTGGGTCCTGGATGCAATTGATGAAATGAAGATTAAG GGGCAAGAACGATATATTCCACAAGTTGCAATTTTACctctgggaacagggaatgaCCTGTCTAATACACTGGGCTGGGGTGCAGGTTATGCTGGAGAAGTCCCTGTAGAGCAGATCTTACGAAATGTCATGGAGGCAGATGGAATCAAACTAGACAG ATGGAAAGTTCAAGTAACAAACAAAGGATACTACAACTTAAGGAAGCCAAAG GTATTCACAATGAACAACTACTTCTCCATAGGACCTGATGCTCTTATGGCTTTAAATTTCCACGCCCATCGTGAGAAAACTCCctctctgttttccagcagaatcATCAATAAG gctgtttattttttttatggaaCCAAAGACTGCTTAGTACAAGAATGTAAAGATCTTAACAAAAAGGTTGAG CTAGAGTTGGATGGTGAGAGGATTGAGTTGCCCAATTTGGAAGGCATCATTGTGCTGAATATTGGATACTGGGGAGgtggctgcaggctctgggaaGGAATGGGGGATGAACCTTATCCTTTGGCAAG acATGATGATGGACTTCTGGAAGTTGTTGGTGTTCATGGTTCTTTCCACTGTGCTCAGATCCAGGTGAAACTGGCAAATCCTGTTCGCCTGGGGCAGGCACACACAGTGAGG CTGATCCTGAAGAGCTCCAAGATGCCGATGCAGGTGGATggggagccctgggcacaggggccCTGCACTGTCACCATCACTCACAAGACCCGTGCTCTGATGTTGTACCACTCGGGGGAGCAGACAGATGATGATGATGCCTCCAGCCTGTCAGAGTGA